The nucleotide window ACTGGACCGGCCGTCATCGACGGCGACGGGCCAGCAGCGTGAGACCCGCCAGGGCGGCCAATGCGGCGGCCGAGGGCTCCGGGACGGCGGTGGCGGAAACGTTGTCGATCATTCCCGTGCGCTGGAAGGTGAAGCCGGTGGTCGTGTTCAGGAATACCAACCCGATGTTGTTGATGGAAGGTGAGGAAAAAGTCAGCGTGGGATTCTCCGTGGTCAGGACCGGAGTGCCGGTAGTGGCGGCGGTGCGTGAGAAGTCGTAGCTGGCCAGCACCGCGTCCGAGGACTGGTAGAGGCCGTCGCTTCCGAGATCGACCAGGCGGACCGTCATGGCGGCGGTGCCGGTGGCGGCATCGCTGCGGAAGCCGGCAGCGAAGCTGATCGTGTAGCTGTTGTAGGTGGAAACGGTGAGGCTCGCGTTCGAACTACTGAGATTCTGGTAGATTCCGAGAAAGTTGGGCGCGCTGGAGGAGCCTGAGGCCATGAGGTAGGCGATGTCATCCGGAGCGGCGGCTTCGGCGGGGTTGTAGTAGACGTTGCCGCCGCCGACCTCGAGATCCGTCCAGCCGGTGGCGGTGGTGCCGGTATTCGGGGAAAAACCGCCGTTGTTGACCACGACGGCGGCAGCAGGGGTGTGGACCGTGGACAGGGCGATGACGGACGAGAGAGCGACGATGGTTTTCATGGGGGTTGTGCGGAACGGGACGAACCGGAGCGGAGATGCTCCGGGGCCGTGTGATGGCGGCATCGTCTGATTAGCACGCCGCCACCTGTTCCGCGTTCAACCCATCGCCATGATCGGATCTCAAACATCCCCCATGCCCCGGCGATCCGCCGAGGCCAGCCATTCCGTCGGCGTGACGCGCGTGTAGCGCTTGAACACGGTGGCGAAATACTGGGAGGAACTGAAGCCCAGTTCCATCGCGGCGGTGGTCACGGATTTCCCAGCCCGCAAGCGCCGTTGAGCCTCCAGGATCTTCCGCCGCAGGATGAAATCGGCCGGGGAAACGCCGATCTCCCGCTTGAAGCGGCGATGGAAATGGCTCTCTGAAAGTCCCGAGGCCGCAGCCAGTTCCGCCACCGCGGGTGGATCGTCTTCCAAGCGTTTTTCCAGCCAGTGCAGGGCCTTGCGGATGCCGGAGGAAATGTGTGCATCCGCGCCTGAGCCGATGACGCGCTGGAGTTCGACAAGGAAGAGACCAAAGGTCAGATCGTATTCGGTCCGCGTCGGATGCGATCGGTCGGAAGCATCCATCGCCACCAGTTTCGCGACGAGGGATTTCAAGGCCGGTGGAATGCCGAACCGGAGCTGGCTGGGTCCGGTCATCACCTTCCACCATTCTTTCGCGGCTGTTTTTCCGAACCCGGGCAGCGAGAAAGAGCCGGCGTGTGGTTTCTCAAGGGTCAACCAGACCATTTCCCCGCGTTCCTCCGGAAGCATGCCACTGCCGTAGCGGACTCCCGGCAGCAGCCTCAATCCCTGGCCGCCGCGCAGCACGTGTTCCCCGCCATCCACGCGGTAGTGCTGCATGCCGGAGAGCAACAGGGCGATCACCAGCCGCGAATCGCTGCGCTGCATGGGAACCGGCGGCATCGCGCGATCGTAGCGGTAGTGGCCGAGCGCAACCACGCTGCCGCCGAAACGACGGCGGAAATCGTGGATCGTCCGCTGGGGTGTGTTTTCCAGGTCCAGCCACTCTTCGCGAGCCATGTTTGAATTTCTAGCGTGGTCTGGAATCAAACGCAAACATCCATGGCGGCCGCTAGTGTAATGTCATGCCCAGCATTACGAATCTCAGGCGCGAATTTTCAGAAAACGGGTTTTGTATGACGGAGGAACTTCTGTCCGCGGCGGAGGTGGCCGCCTATCTGGAAACCTATGACAAGTTCCTCGATGGCACCATCTCCTGTGGAGCGAAACGTTCCGATCTCGGAGCGGGGGAAGCTCGGAAGGGAACGGTGGAGAACATCACCCAGATCATGTGGCCTTCCGCGCTGCTGCCAGTGCTGAGAGCGGCACCGTTCCACCAGCGCGCGTTGAGGCTGGTGCGCGATCTTCTCGGAGAGGACATGGACCTGGATTTCGACATGCTCATCAACAAGGCGCCGCATTCGGATACGCCGACACCCTGGCATCAGGACTGCGCGTATTGGATCGATCTTCCGGACAAACGCGCCGCCTCGATCTGGATGGCGCTGGACGAGGCCACCCTCGACAACGGCTGCATGTGGTATGCCCCGGGCTCCCACTTGCAACCGGTGCGTCCGCATCGGTCGGCTGGAAAGGGCGGAGGCGCGTTGTCTTGCGATGGAGATGAGTCGGAAGCCGTGGCGGTCCCTTTGAAGCCGGGAAGCGCCGCGATCCACGGCGGCGGAACTCTGCATTATTCTCGAGGCAACAAGACCGCCGGGCACCGGCGTGCCTTCATCCTCAATTTCCGCCCCGCGGCC belongs to Luteolibacter ambystomatis and includes:
- a CDS encoding phytanoyl-CoA dioxygenase family protein — encoded protein: MPSITNLRREFSENGFCMTEELLSAAEVAAYLETYDKFLDGTISCGAKRSDLGAGEARKGTVENITQIMWPSALLPVLRAAPFHQRALRLVRDLLGEDMDLDFDMLINKAPHSDTPTPWHQDCAYWIDLPDKRAASIWMALDEATLDNGCMWYAPGSHLQPVRPHRSAGKGGGALSCDGDESEAVAVPLKPGSAAIHGGGTLHYSRGNKTAGHRRAFILNFRPAAMIRLEREQGMDHGLTDNTRKVRSAAAK
- a CDS encoding helix-turn-helix transcriptional regulator encodes the protein MAREEWLDLENTPQRTIHDFRRRFGGSVVALGHYRYDRAMPPVPMQRSDSRLVIALLLSGMQHYRVDGGEHVLRGGQGLRLLPGVRYGSGMLPEERGEMVWLTLEKPHAGSFSLPGFGKTAAKEWWKVMTGPSQLRFGIPPALKSLVAKLVAMDASDRSHPTRTEYDLTFGLFLVELQRVIGSGADAHISSGIRKALHWLEKRLEDDPPAVAELAAASGLSESHFHRRFKREIGVSPADFILRRKILEAQRRLRAGKSVTTAAMELGFSSSQYFATVFKRYTRVTPTEWLASADRRGMGDV